A stretch of Anoplopoma fimbria isolate UVic2021 breed Golden Eagle Sablefish chromosome 4, Afim_UVic_2022, whole genome shotgun sequence DNA encodes these proteins:
- the slc44a1b gene encoding choline transporter-like protein 1 isoform X1 codes for MGCCGSAERTKREWRPLEDRSCTDLPWFLLFTVFCVGMGSICSFTIVTGGAARLVFGYDSYGNTCGQRNELIEGVRLSGLDHTDRKFVFFLDPCNVDIVQRKIRSTALCVSLCPPEELNTYQDLKRFAMLNGSELCSYELAAHKYPGLPERFSKCPRLPVPPSKPLPVFNRCTPVDISCYAKFAEAVVTFVGDSSVLHRLIAGVAASKEIIIGLCVLALVLSMILMVIIRYISAVLVWILTALVVLGSLAGTSVLWWFYIDHRLYGNHTSNRAKEELQLSRDSGQTLLVYAGAATVFTIILLLLMLFMRKRVALTIALFHVAGKVFLHLPLLTLQPFVTFLALLLFWIYWILVLLFLGTSGNPVQNEETGLTEFRLTGPLQYLTWYHAVGLVWITEFILACQQMTVAGAVVTYYFTRDKNRLPVTPILSSILRLVRYHLGTVAKGAFIITLVKIPRLFLMYIHNQLKGKENACARCLLKTCICCLWCLEKCLNYLNQNAYAATAINSTSFCTSARDAFVILVENALRVATINAVGDFVLFLGKILIVTSTAFAGVLLLNYQRDYAEWLLPLMIVCLFSFLVAHCFLSIFEIVVDVLFLCFAIDTKYNDGTPGKEFFMDKALMEFVESSRRLERAVERGRSRVKEAVSEGAEMKPMVSDSGGGVAKQKSSLSEEVGVELEGDGGEWEELQEFQVYYLLVGVLVDWVLTEQSDFVLCLSEDVVLFLCIYLPTSTLFLFVSLLQAPSPTPSASSQSATVNAAS; via the exons ATGGGATGCTGCGGGAGCGCGGAG aggacAAAGAGGGAGTGGAGACCGCTGGAGGACCGGAGCTGCACAGACCTGCCCTGGTTCCTGCTCTTCACCGTCTTCTGCGTCGGCATG GGCAGCATCTGCAGCTTCACCATCGTCACCGGCGGCGCCGCTCGCCTCGTCTTCGGATACGACAGCTACGGCAACACGTGTGGGCAACGCAACGAGCTGATCGAAGGCGTCCGGCTGAGCGGCCTCGACCACACCGACAGGAA GTTTGTCTTCTTCCTGGATCCCTGTAACGTGGACATCGTCCAGAGGAAGATCAGGTCCACggccctgtgtgtgtctctgtgccCCCCCGAGGAGCTGAACACCTACCAGGACCTGAAGAGGTTCGCCATGCTCAACG gtTCAGAGTTGTGTTCCTACGAGTTAGCGGCTCATAAATATCCCGGTCTACCTGAGAGGTTCTCTAAATGTCCCAGACTTCCTGTTCCTCCCAG TAAGCCGTTGCCAGTGTTTAACCGCTGCACTCCGGTGGACATTTCCTGTTATGCGAAGTTTGCGGAGGCGGTGGTGACGTTTGTGGGTGACAGCAGCGTTCTGCACCGACTGATCGCCGGCGTCGCCGCCAGTAAAGAGATCATCATCGGACTGTGTGTGCTCGCTCTGG TCCTCTCTATGATCCTCATGGTGATCATTCGGTACATCTCAGCCGTCCTCGTTTGGATCCTCACCGCGCTGGTGGTCCTGGGATCCCTTG CGGGAACCAGCGTCCTCTGGTGGTTCTACATCGACCACCGGCTCTACGGAAACCACACCTCTAATAGAGCgaaggaggagctgcagctcagCAGGGACAGCGGACAGACACTGCTGGTCTACGCCGGCGCCGCCACCGTGTTCACG ATCATCctgctgctgttgatgctgTTCATGAGGAAACGAGTGGCTCTGACCATCGCTCTGTTCCACGTGGCGGGAAAagtcttcctccacctccccctcctcaccctgcAGCCCTTCGTTACCTTCCTCGCCCTCCTGCTCTTCTGGATCTACTGGATCCTGGTTCTGCTCTTCCTGGGAACCAGCG gGAACCCAGTCCAGAATGAGGAGACTGGTCTGACAGAGTTCAGACTGACGGGTCCTCTGCAGTACCTGACCTGGTACCATGCGGTGGGTCTGGTCTGGATCACTGAGTTCATCCTGGCCTGCCAACAGATGACTGTGGCCGGAGCTGTCGTCACCTACTACTTTACCAG GGACAAGAACCGCCTCCCGGTGACCCCGATCCTGTCGTCCATCCTGAGGCTGGTCAGGTATCACCTGGGAACCGTCGCTAAGGGAGCCTTCATCATCACCCTGGTCAAGATCCCCCGACTCTTCCTCATGTACATCCACAACCAGCTCAAAGGAAAG GAGAATGCGTGTGCGCGCTGCCTGCTGAAGACGTGTATCTGCTGTCTGTGGTGTTTGGAGAAGTGCCTCAACTATCTCAATCAG AATGCATATGCAGCCACGGCCATCAACAGCACCAGTTTCTGCACGTCTGCACGTGACGCCTTCGTGATCCTGGTGGAGAACGCTCTGCGCGTCGCCACAATCAACGCCGTCGGAGACTTTGTGCTTTTCCTGGGGAAG ATCCTGATCGTGACGTCCACGGCGTTCGCGGGCGTCCTCCTCCTGAACTACCAGCGTGACTACGCCGAGTGGCTGCTGCCTCTGATGATCGTGTGTCTCTTCTCCTTCCTGGTGGCTCACTGCTTCCTGTCCATCTTTGAGATTGTGGTGGacgtcctcttcctctgcttcgCCATCGACACAAAGTACAACGACGGCACTCCGGGGAAGGAGTTCTTCATGGACAAAGCCCTGATG GAGTTCGTGGAGAGCAGCCGGCGGTTGGAGCGGGCAGTGGAGCGTGGGCGGAGCCGGGTGAAGGAGGCGGTGTCGGAGGGGGCGGAGATGAAGCCCATGGTGAGTGACAGCGGAGGGGGCGTGGCCAAGCAGAAGAGCTCGTTGTCAGAGGAGGTGGGGGTTGAGCTGGAGGGGGACGGGGGGGAATGGGAGGAGCTCCAGGAGTTCCAGGTGTACTACCTGCTGGTGGGGGTGCTGGTGGACTGGGTGCTGACGGAGCAGAGCGACTTTGTTCTCTGTCTCAGCGAAGACgtcgtcctcttcctctgcatCTACCTGCCCACCTCCACcctcttcctgtttgtcagCCTGCTGCAAGCGCCAAGCCCCACCCCCTCCGCCAGCAGCCAATCCGCCACCGTCAACGCCGCAAGCTAA
- the slc44a1b gene encoding choline transporter-like protein 1 isoform X2: MGCCGSAERTKREWRPLEDRSCTDLPWFLLFTVFCVGMGSICSFTIVTGGAARLVFGYDSYGNTCGQRNELIEGVRLSGLDHTDRKFVFFLDPCNVDIVQRKIRSTALCVSLCPPEELNTYQDLKRFAMLNGSELCSYELAAHKYPGLPERFSKCPRLPVPPSKPLPVFNRCTPVDISCYAKFAEAVVTFVGDSSVLHRLIAGVAASKEIIIGLCVLALVLSMILMVIIRYISAVLVWILTALVVLGSLAGTSVLWWFYIDHRLYGNHTSNRAKEELQLSRDSGQTLLVYAGAATVFTIILLLLMLFMRKRVALTIALFHVAGKVFLHLPLLTLQPFVTFLALLLFWIYWILVLLFLGTSGNPVQNEETGLTEFRLTGPLQYLTWYHAVGLVWITEFILACQQMTVAGAVVTYYFTRDKNRLPVTPILSSILRLVRYHLGTVAKGAFIITLVKIPRLFLMYIHNQLKGKENACARCLLKTCICCLWCLEKCLNYLNQNAYAATAINSTSFCTSARDAFVILVENALRVATINAVGDFVLFLGKILIVTSTAFAGVLLLNYQRDYAEWLLPLMIVCLFSFLVAHCFLSIFEIVVDVLFLCFAIDTKYNDGTPGKEFFMDKALMEFVESSRRLERAVERGRSRVKEAVSEGAEMKPMAPGTSSA; this comes from the exons ATGGGATGCTGCGGGAGCGCGGAG aggacAAAGAGGGAGTGGAGACCGCTGGAGGACCGGAGCTGCACAGACCTGCCCTGGTTCCTGCTCTTCACCGTCTTCTGCGTCGGCATG GGCAGCATCTGCAGCTTCACCATCGTCACCGGCGGCGCCGCTCGCCTCGTCTTCGGATACGACAGCTACGGCAACACGTGTGGGCAACGCAACGAGCTGATCGAAGGCGTCCGGCTGAGCGGCCTCGACCACACCGACAGGAA GTTTGTCTTCTTCCTGGATCCCTGTAACGTGGACATCGTCCAGAGGAAGATCAGGTCCACggccctgtgtgtgtctctgtgccCCCCCGAGGAGCTGAACACCTACCAGGACCTGAAGAGGTTCGCCATGCTCAACG gtTCAGAGTTGTGTTCCTACGAGTTAGCGGCTCATAAATATCCCGGTCTACCTGAGAGGTTCTCTAAATGTCCCAGACTTCCTGTTCCTCCCAG TAAGCCGTTGCCAGTGTTTAACCGCTGCACTCCGGTGGACATTTCCTGTTATGCGAAGTTTGCGGAGGCGGTGGTGACGTTTGTGGGTGACAGCAGCGTTCTGCACCGACTGATCGCCGGCGTCGCCGCCAGTAAAGAGATCATCATCGGACTGTGTGTGCTCGCTCTGG TCCTCTCTATGATCCTCATGGTGATCATTCGGTACATCTCAGCCGTCCTCGTTTGGATCCTCACCGCGCTGGTGGTCCTGGGATCCCTTG CGGGAACCAGCGTCCTCTGGTGGTTCTACATCGACCACCGGCTCTACGGAAACCACACCTCTAATAGAGCgaaggaggagctgcagctcagCAGGGACAGCGGACAGACACTGCTGGTCTACGCCGGCGCCGCCACCGTGTTCACG ATCATCctgctgctgttgatgctgTTCATGAGGAAACGAGTGGCTCTGACCATCGCTCTGTTCCACGTGGCGGGAAAagtcttcctccacctccccctcctcaccctgcAGCCCTTCGTTACCTTCCTCGCCCTCCTGCTCTTCTGGATCTACTGGATCCTGGTTCTGCTCTTCCTGGGAACCAGCG gGAACCCAGTCCAGAATGAGGAGACTGGTCTGACAGAGTTCAGACTGACGGGTCCTCTGCAGTACCTGACCTGGTACCATGCGGTGGGTCTGGTCTGGATCACTGAGTTCATCCTGGCCTGCCAACAGATGACTGTGGCCGGAGCTGTCGTCACCTACTACTTTACCAG GGACAAGAACCGCCTCCCGGTGACCCCGATCCTGTCGTCCATCCTGAGGCTGGTCAGGTATCACCTGGGAACCGTCGCTAAGGGAGCCTTCATCATCACCCTGGTCAAGATCCCCCGACTCTTCCTCATGTACATCCACAACCAGCTCAAAGGAAAG GAGAATGCGTGTGCGCGCTGCCTGCTGAAGACGTGTATCTGCTGTCTGTGGTGTTTGGAGAAGTGCCTCAACTATCTCAATCAG AATGCATATGCAGCCACGGCCATCAACAGCACCAGTTTCTGCACGTCTGCACGTGACGCCTTCGTGATCCTGGTGGAGAACGCTCTGCGCGTCGCCACAATCAACGCCGTCGGAGACTTTGTGCTTTTCCTGGGGAAG ATCCTGATCGTGACGTCCACGGCGTTCGCGGGCGTCCTCCTCCTGAACTACCAGCGTGACTACGCCGAGTGGCTGCTGCCTCTGATGATCGTGTGTCTCTTCTCCTTCCTGGTGGCTCACTGCTTCCTGTCCATCTTTGAGATTGTGGTGGacgtcctcttcctctgcttcgCCATCGACACAAAGTACAACGACGGCACTCCGGGGAAGGAGTTCTTCATGGACAAAGCCCTGATG GAGTTCGTGGAGAGCAGCCGGCGGTTGGAGCGGGCAGTGGAGCGTGGGCGGAGCCGGGTGAAGGAGGCGGTGTCGGAGGGGGCGGAGATGAAGCCCATG GCTCCGGGGACGAGTTCAGCTTGA
- the tbc1d2 gene encoding TBC1 domain family member 2A, with amino-acid sequence MDQSSSAGNSTASSSRRLPANAGEDALHPAEEISACEEISACEEISACEEISACEEISACEEDNRQSRESLILPGSQNHQSPAETEQTAEKPDHLSLTEHTVHKDPRTEKQKLEDSQTKPDPLKPHPPKSKDQQSHQDHPSTSHERHQDHQAPPPPPLTTRQAPPPYPNIQQPCSYLNVQRYPPPHLSDKGAPPPPPYLHFQPSPPPPPPSPPYLDTQGAPPPLNTKRAPPPPYLNTQQPSPHLNIQKVPPPSHRNPYQAPPSPQLNIHQAPPSPQLNIHQAPPSPQLNIHQAPPPLHLNIHQAPPPYLNSQQDPPVQAPPVQAPPVQAPSLTKEVLCDQVGPRPLVPSSGDPKLCGFLQKQGGPLRAWKQRWFTYEEKQNQLFYYRTPQDVTPLGRVELCSATFTYPLKAERGTFHIRTPERTFILKAVTHELMFYWLQQLQVKRWQHRRGSTCQDPTNHNNNNNTADNFLPVFTSPLGLVGEEAANTPSQRTPLANMSIKHPLIEIQNSVHSLRKRASQEWSQSQFYVDVPPRNPTSAEPNTTTSTDSSTMSSTSTDTTPKTSIDAPPPPLSLAEPAGQASPAEGRDWLFDRKTKNRSSSPLMSLCRDGLSSDRTARLQQEKQILMEDVKAQKELVWILHKALEASQLEKRTCAEFLAEKGEQERLELLRHRERQAVDLRGRLEEVKKEAEATKRSLAQRDEQLAELQENIGMLIEKNNAKQEVIIKLSDQVTSHMSSDGGLNSQTFGQLQQEIENLKDDIEAYKNQNKFLNSEIYQLTKLWRTSSEQEKSLMVKCAYLEASNCQVESRYLGILRQLHETKSLDPVQRGAVQKMVEEALKGELKSALKLKVARDHDGYGFKIIPEYEVEDMKLLAKIQALEIRSHNLLHQEGSERSLLSRWAQYLAGRSDDLGPSPELKGLLRGGIPQEYRQRVWLWVVRARTRTIRERHPHLYQQLCEKSRTCPHPASRQIQLDLHRTLTTNQHFSSPSSPALQQLQRILLAFSWKNPAIGYCQGLNRLAAIALLVLQSEEDAFWCLVAVVEAIMPQDYYTKNLVASQADQRVLKDLLAEKLPRLAAHFEDHSIDVSLITFNWFLVVFVESLPSDILLPLWDAFLYEGTKVIFRYALALLKYKEDDILKIHDGVEIYQYLRFFTKTISDGRKLTSIAFSDMNPFPGRLLRNRRALHLTRLQGELRELEEQQREFVTESAEHKDKELDMAVSEDDDDL; translated from the exons ATGGATCAAAGCAGCTCAGCAGGAAACTCCACCGCGTCCTCGTCTCGCCGGCTTCCTGCCAACGCTGGCGAGGACGCGCTTCACCCGGCTGAGGAGATCTCGGCTTGTGAGGAGATCTCGGCTTGTGAGGAGATCTCGGCTTGTGAGGAGATCTCGGCTTGTGAGGAGATCTCAGCTTGTGAGGAGGACAACAGGCAGAGCAGAGAGTCCCTCATTCTGCCCGGGTCACAGAACCACCAGAGTCCTGCAGAGACTGAACagactgcagagaaaccagaccATCTGAGTCTCACCGAACACACAGTTCACAAGGATCCTCggactgaaaaacagaaattagaAGATTCTCAAACCAAACCAGATCCACTAAAACCACATCCTCCAAAGTCCAAAGACCAGCAGAGCCACCAGGATCACCCTTCAACCTCACATGAGAGGCATCAGGACCAccaggctcctcctcctcctcccctgacCACCAGGCAAGCTCCTCCTCCTTACCCGAACATCCAGCAGCCGTGTTCTTACCTGAACGTCCAGCGgtatcctcctcctcacctgagCGACAAGggggctcctcctcctcctccttacttGCACTTCCagccatctcctccacctcctcctccttctcctccttacCTGGACACTCAGGGGGCTCCTCCTCCCCTGAACACCAAgcgagctcctcctcctccttacctGAACACCCAGCAGCCGTCTCCTCACCTGAACATCCAGAAggttcctcctccttctcacaGAAATCCCTACCAGGCTCCACCTTCTCCTCAACTGAACATCCACCAGGCTCCACCTTCTCCTCAACTGAACATCCACCAGGCTCCACCTTCTCCTCAACTGAACATCCAccaggctcctcctcctcttcacctgaACATCCACCAGGCTCCTCCTCCTTACCTGAACTCCCAGCAGGATCCACCGGTCCAGGCTCCACCGGTCCAGGCTCCACCTGTCCAGGCTCCATCTCTCACCAAAGAGGTGTTGTGTGACCAGGTGGGGCCCCGCCCTCTCGTTCCTTCCTCAGGTGACCCTAAACTGTGTGGCTTCCTGCAAAAGCAGGGGGGGCCCCTGAGGGCCTGGAAGCAGCGCTGGTTCACCTACGAGGAGAAGCAGAACCAGCTGTTCTACTACCGAACGCCGCAGGATGTGACGCCACTCGGCCGGGTGGAGCTCTGCAGCGCCACCTTCACCTACCCGCTGAAGGCCGAGAGGGGCACATTCCACATCAGGACGCCTGAACGCACCTTCATACTCAAG GCCGTCACCCACGAGCTGATGTTCTActggctgcagcagctgcaggtgaAACGCTGGCAGCACAGACGTGGTTCCACCTGTCAGGACCCGacaaaccacaacaacaacaacaacactgcag ACAACTTCCTGCCGGTGTTCACCAGCCCGTTGGGTCTGGTGGGTGAGGAAGCCGCCAACACACCGTCACAGCGCACGCCGCTCGCCAACATGTCCATCAAACATCCGCTCATCGAGATCCA gAACTCCGTCCACAGTCTTCGTAAGAGGGCGTCTCAGGAGTGGAGTCAGAGTCAGTTCTACGTGGACGTTCCACCGCGGAACCCGACCTCTGCAGAACCCAACACCACTACGAGCACGGACTCTAGTACAATGAGTAGTACCAGCACTGATACCA CTCCCAAGACGTCCATTGATGCTCCGCCCCCTCCCCTCTCATTGGCTGAGCCAGCAGGTCAGGCGTCCCCGGCGGAGGGCAGGGATTGGCTGTTTGACAGGAAGACGAAGAACCGCAGCTCGTCGCCCCTGATGTCCCTGTGCAGAGACGGTCTGTCCTCAGACCGGACAGCTCGTCTCCAGCAGGAGAAACAGATTCTCATGGAGGACGTCAAAGCTCAGAAG GAGCTGGTGTGGATCCTCCACAAAGCCTTGGAGGCGTCTCAGCTGGAGAAGCGAACCTGTGCAGAGTTTCTGGCGGAGAAAGGCGAGCAGGAGCGCCTGGAGCTGCTGCGACATCGCGAGCGGCAGGCGGTGGACCTGCGAGGCCggctggaggaggtgaagaaggaggCGGAGGCCACGAAGAGGAGTCTGGCTCAGAGAGACGAACAGCTGGCCGAGCTGCAGGAGAACATCGGGATGCTGATAGAGAAGAACAATGCCAAGCAGGAG GTGATCATAAAGCTGTCTGATCAGGTGACCTCCCATATGTCCTCTGACGGCGGTTTGAACTCTCAGACCTTCGGACAGCTTCAGCAAGAGATCGAGAACCTGAAG GACGATATCGAGGCGTACAAGAATCAGAACAAGTTTCTGAACTCTGAGATCTACCAGCTGACTAAACTGTGGAGGACCAGTTCTGAGCAGGAGAAGAGTCTGATGGTGAAG tgTGCCTACCTGGAGGCCAGTAACTGTCAGGTGGAGAGCCGTTACCTGGGCATCCTGCGGCAACTGCATGAGACCAAATCTCTAGATCCGGTCCAGCGGGGGGCGGTCCAGAAGATGGTTGAGGAGGCCCTGAAAGGAGAGCTGAAGAGTGCCCTCAAGCTTAAAGTGGCCAG AGATCACGATGGGTACGGCTTCAAAATCATCCCAGAGTACGAAGTGGAGGACATGAAGCTGCTGGCAAAGATTCAGGCTCTGGAGATCCGCTCACACAACCTTCTGCATCAG GAGGGTTCAGAGCGATCCCTGTTGAGTCGCTGGGCTCAGTACCTCGCCGGCAGGTCAGATGACCTCGGTCCCTCACCAGAGCTCAAAGGTCTGTTGCGAGGCGGCATCCCTCAGGAGTACCGTCAGCGGGTTTGGCTCTGGGTGGTCCGAGCCAGAACCAGGACTATCAGGGAGCGTCACCCACACCTCTATCAGCAG TTGTGTGAGAAGAGTCGGACATGTCCTCATCCGGCCTCCAGACAGATCCAGCTGGACCTGCATCGCACCCTGACAACCAATCAGCATTTCTCCTCACCCTCTAGCCCCgccctccagcagctccagcgCATCCTATTGGCCTTCTCCTGGAAGAACCCTGCCATTGGCTACTGCCAGGGACTCAACAG GTTGGCGGCCATCGCTCTGCTGGTCCTTCAGAGTGAAGAAGATGCCTTCTGGTGTCTGGTGGCGGTGGTGGAGGCCATCATGCCTCAGGACTACTACACTAAGAACCTGGTGGCCTCTCAG GCGGACCAGAGGGTGCTGAAGGACCTCCTGGCGGAGAAGCTTCCCAGACTGGCGGCTCACTTTGAGGATCACAGCATCGACGTGTCGCTCATCACCTTCAACTGGTTTCTGGTAGTCTTTGTGGAGAGTCTGCCCAGCGACATCCTGCTGCCACTGTGGGACGCCTTCCTGTA